The Narcine bancroftii isolate sNarBan1 chromosome 6, sNarBan1.hap1, whole genome shotgun sequence genome window below encodes:
- the ypel5 gene encoding protein yippee-like 5 isoform X1, which produces MGRIFLDHIGGTRLFSCANCDTILTNRSELISTRFTGATGRAFLFNKVCGNGGGWEVFLFNKVVNLQYSEVQDRVMLTGRHMVRDVSCKNCSSKLGWIYEFATEDSQRYKEGRVILERALVRESEGFEEHVPSDAS; this is translated from the exons ATGGGCAGGATTTTCCTGGACCACATCGGGGGCACCCGCCTCTTCTCCTGCGCCAACTGTGACACCATCCTGACCAACCGCTCCGAGCTCATCTCCACTCGCTTCACCGGGGCCACAGGCAGGGCCTTCCTCTTCAACAAGGTGTGTGGGAACGGTGGGGGATGGGAAGTCTTCCTCTTCAACAAG GTGGTGAATCTACAGTACAGCGAGGTGCAGGACCGGGTCATGCTGACAGGCAGACACATGGTGCGGGACGTCAGTTGTAAGAACTGTAGCAGCAAGCTGGGCTGGATCTACGAGTTTGCCACCGAAGACAGTCAGCGTTACAAGGAGGGTCGTGTCATCCTGGAGCGGGCTCTGGTGCGGGAGAGCGAGGGCTTCGAGGAGCACGTCCCCTCCGACGCGTCCTGA
- the ypel5 gene encoding protein yippee-like 5 isoform X2, giving the protein MGRIFLDHIGGTRLFSCANCDTILTNRSELISTRFTGATGRAFLFNKVVNLQYSEVQDRVMLTGRHMVRDVSCKNCSSKLGWIYEFATEDSQRYKEGRVILERALVRESEGFEEHVPSDAS; this is encoded by the exons ATGGGCAGGATTTTCCTGGACCACATCGGGGGCACCCGCCTCTTCTCCTGCGCCAACTGTGACACCATCCTGACCAACCGCTCCGAGCTCATCTCCACTCGCTTCACCGGGGCCACAGGCAGGGCCTTCCTCTTCAACAAG GTGGTGAATCTACAGTACAGCGAGGTGCAGGACCGGGTCATGCTGACAGGCAGACACATGGTGCGGGACGTCAGTTGTAAGAACTGTAGCAGCAAGCTGGGCTGGATCTACGAGTTTGCCACCGAAGACAGTCAGCGTTACAAGGAGGGTCGTGTCATCCTGGAGCGGGCTCTGGTGCGGGAGAGCGAGGGCTTCGAGGAGCACGTCCCCTCCGACGCGTCCTGA